From Cucumis melo cultivar AY chromosome 3, USDA_Cmelo_AY_1.0, whole genome shotgun sequence:
TATGGGACTATACAAACGTTGTGATGAACTTCCTTTGTAATTCTTCTGCATCAGATGGTGATCAGAAGCGCAATTTTGATTGGCTTCAGTATTTCGATGTTGTTATCACGGGCAGGTTGTCCTTTAACATCCTAATATAAAATCATCTATGCCCATGGTTAATAGTTCAGTATAAACACGTTGACAGTTATTGTTTACTGATCAAATTGTGGAGTGGAATTCAAATGTTGACATATTTTCCTTGAAGATATTTCATTCTTGTTTTCTGTCTCTTGATTTTTGCTTCATTATTTAGTGACTTTTTAAATGTTGACATTTGTTTGTGTTGGATAAAATTGGAACTTATGTTCTGATAAAACAAGACATAAATATGAATACCGTTAGCCTGATTTGGGAACTGGATTTATTTATATGAGGAGACAAAATATTGAAGCCATTTGATTGTTGTTTTCCATCTTAACCATTGTTTCAAAAGGGGATGAAGTGGAGGTATGATGTTGCGTTGTGACTGGATTTTTGTACAGTTGAAATAGTAGGAAGATGTTATACTGTTTagatttccttttcttttgcaACTACAATCAAAACAATATCTGAGCCTAGCACTGAGTTGGTCTAGTACCAATGTACGTATATTTAGATTTCTCATTTCCTTGGATCTTTTTCCTGaaattttatttgtaaaaacAGTGCTAAACCAGGTTTCTTCCATGATGACAATCGTGCCAATCTATTTGAGGTTGAAGCAAAGTCCGGAATGCTACTTAATACTGATAATGGTTCGCCAATGCCTCAGGTTAGCTGCATAAGTTTTGTATCATCAAATGCATTTTGTTTATGGCTTTAATTTGACCTTAATTCATCAATGTAGGTGGGAACGGCGTCGATGGCTTTGTCACCGACAAAGTTAAGTAAATCTTGCAGAGTTTTTCAGGTATGGGATGGAACCTTCTGCCTTCTGTCAAGTTAAAACCTTTTTGACAAGACATACCCCCTCCCTTTCCCAATATGATACTTAGATTGCCTTTGACATGCATTCTTCCAGGGAGGCAATGTCAGGCATCTGCACAAACTTCTTTCCATTGAATCGAGTTCACAGGTAAACTCTTACTTTACTAGTAGTGATATGGTATGCGTTGGAAggaaaaaaggggaaaaagatGATAGTTTGCATAATAAGTCCCATTGGTTTTCTCTTCTGTCCCCGCAGATCCAAGCTTATGGCTATTTTGTTTCATAAACTTTTCGTGCTGAATATGGATACTTCGCCTCTAACTTCTTTTTGAACCCTTTTATcgcttttgtttcttttaaggTTCTTTATGTTGGAGATCACATCTATGGAGATATATTACGGAGCAAAAAGGCTCTAGGTATTCCACCCACATTTTTCCCCGATTGTTACTCCGTTGTTAGTGTTGTTTTATAAGCATTTATCATTCGTTGCTTGGTGATTTGGCAGGATGGAGGACTATGCTTGTAGTTCCGGAGCTTGAAAGGGAGGTCGAGCTCTTATGGGAGTTGAGGAAGACCCGCAAGGTTTTCAACTCCGTTTTTCTGTCAGCAACTATACGAAATTATATTTATAGTAAAAGAAATAAGAATGGAGTAGTTCAACTCGTGAATTCCTCGCTTTAATTAATGTAACATGTATGCGTCAACCTTGTGCAGCAACTTCAACTATTAAGAAACGAGCGGGATGCCATTGAAGACCAAATACATCATTTGAAGTGGTCTCTCAAGTACTTTTTCTGGACTCTTTTCCTCATTTTGTTCTATGCTCTGTCTCTGTCATTGTCCTGCCGTGTGCCAATCCCACCTAGATTGAAATGTAATAAATCTTTTGTTATAGATTTGAAGATATCGAGGCTGATGAGAAGGACAAATTATCTACTGGACTACATCAGTTAGAGGTGATGCTCAATAATCATCATAATTCAACTGTAAAACTAATAGGGTAGGCACGCATGTAAATGAAGCTTGACTTGGTTCGTTTTATAGGGTGAACGAGAACGAGTGCGGTTGAGTCATCAAGATGCTCTACGGGAATGTCACCGACAGGTACGGCACGGAGCATGTTCTTGCAAAATTAGAGTATTTCTATATtatgtttcaaaattttcaagaaacttaAGAAGGTTCATTTCCTCTACAAATATGGCAGTTTCATGGGGTTTGGGGACAACTGATGAAGACTGGATATCAAAACTCTAGATTTGCTCATCAAGTAGAGAGATTTGCTTGCCTCTACAGCAGCCAAGTGACCAACTTGAGCCTATATTCCCCAGATAAATACTACAGGCCAAGTGAAGATTTTATGCCCCATGAATTTGGCATCATTCCTTTGTGaaaatagtttttatttaaaattaaaaaaaaaaaaaaaaaaaaaatccaatatGTGTCTTCATAAGTTCCTCAAAACAGAGGATTATATAATTAGTTAACATTCTAGTACATAGTTTCACTTGCGCCATTTTAATACTTTAGTCCTGTAATTTCTGTTTGCCTTCTATTTGGtcgctattctttttttttttttttttttttgtttccaaaattatgtaaaaaaaagtCTAGAAATAAAAAGGATTGATTTTCTAGttctttataaaaaataataacataaattaTGGCTgtatattgttattatttcttttacttATAAAATGAATGATTGAGTTCAACTAAAAGATgagtattattaattttgtcgAACCCAAAATAAAAGTTTAGTGGTGGGGATTCGAGTTTCAAATTACGTCACGACTAGTGTTATATTACAATTGAGATTTCAAATATGCTCTTAAAAACTTATATGAAATTGTTAATTGAAACTTTCATTTTTCACCCAATTAGGAAATAGCGATGAtaaatttggtttatttgtGTCATTTTGATGTTCCTAAATAATTATGCTTACGTTATTATTATGCCAACATATCAATATAATTGTAAACTAATTTGGCTGGAAGTCTTTAAAtccataaaaaattataataccctttaagaaacaaaaaataaatgttaTTAATAATTGAATCAAGTGAATCCTGTACAGATTAATTAGATCAAATAAACTTAAAAATTCCCTCCGAGATGTCAAGTTTAACTAAAGCGAAGCAAAGATTGGAGTTGACGGGCACTTGACTTTGATGGCCAACTATGAAAATATTGTTTGATCTAAAACTCCAAAGTTGGATGTAATCTCCACTTTCCAGTGAATTTTCTTGGACAAACGAATTCCACTTTGACATCAGACAATAGCTATCGTGTTGCCCAACCTTCCACATTTTCAACTCAATGTGTCTATTTCTTAACTGAGGATCGATTATCAACACTGTCATTCCATTCTTGTTTTTCAAATCTTCTTGATCATGTTGTTTCAACAGCTGCTTCTCCTCTTCTGAAGCAAAATCATTCCTTAGTTTTTTAAAAGGAATCAGTAACCGACCGTGATTCTTGTTCATGTCAGTGTCTTGCAATCTCTTTTGAGTCACATATTGGATGTCAAAGCCATCCAATTCATCAATCCTATCTCTCAACATCGCCGACATCTCAATCGTCTTCGAAAACACCATGTCTTTTCGCCTCTCCTTCTTCGGCCTATGATCAGACCCAGGAGAATTGTcgttcttcttcctcttctcgcTCGCCTTTCGTCGTCGCGTCTCCATCCTTGGCTTATGATCATCAGACCCAGAAGAGTTCTTACTCTTCTCGCTCGATATCTGCGATCCCGTATCACTCTCAGAGCTTCCATCCGTTGATCGATCAGGAGCGAACAATGAGATAAGATCTAAAGTCTTGAAGACGTGGTTGTTGGATTCCATTGTTGGAGGAGGAAATCAAATGCAGAAAGTTTGAAGTATGAAAGTGAAATCGTCAGAGTTGTATTATATAAAGTGTTTGGTTTTCAAGTTCCGATTAGGAATTGGGTATTCGTAAAAATATTATCCCATAGAAATTCCACTTCGGAATCGGAAACCCaaacttcaaaagaaaaaagtcaTCTGTTCCCTTCAAGATGGCGGGAAAGGAAAATATAAATTAGAAAATAGTTATccttacattttttaaaaattaaaaaaaaatatatcaaacatGAACTTAACTCAATCCATACCATAAAGACGTGAACATAAGATCTCAAGTTCAAATTCTTCCTGAAttagataaatattttatctattttattattttcgtcgatatcttcatttttttaaattttatttaatttctattgTCACCTCAATGCTAAAATTAATTTGGAGTTAGGTATGAAATTTAATCCATTAGAAAATGTtataatttatcttttcttttcttttgtttttttaatgaatgtagagtaaaactaattaatttaatggatgttatttattttttaaaatagttttgcAAATTTTAGTGTTTTAATCATAATTATATTACATTGTCCCATTTATGTAAATTCgtatttaaattttcaattttatgctaacttattatttatttaataataaggCATGTATCATTAACAAAATATAAgagattaaattataaatttagtatccgtattttaatctttttaatatCTAATTGATCTTGAATAGgtctaaaataattatgaattaatcatgattaattttgtttgaaaataataaaatttgatattaaactatttaaatattataaatttcttTTACGGTACAAAATCAATAAGATCTCAAAGAAAATTACAAACTAGATTTTGTGTGAATCAAACTGACATTTGTACCAAAACTTAATATTACTAAAACTAGTgaaaacaattatttttttaattaaaataagtggatgatttaaaaagaaaaactatggTGAAAAATGTAACATTAATTAATTGGGATCTACTTAGAATAAAAATCAACAATGTGgcaacaatatatatatatatatatatatatatatatatatatatatatatatatatatcaaagttTGGTTATATATAAATCATTTCCAACTTTTAAGAGACTATTTTTTGAATCACTTTTATAAAATGTAACacaatttcaatatatatatattagatatatATGGGATATGGAATCAAGCTAACTAAATGATtgttttgaatatatataaCGTTTATAACAAGAATTTGATTCATGTAATTCATATaatatctatcttttttattaaaaaaaacgatGAAATTACCATTAATTAACACCATGCATTTTTAATTATGCAAATTTGGAGGAAGAACTTTTAAATCTTACTTATTCATATACGCTTTATAGTAACAAACGTTATTTTATGCTAACAAAAACTTAGTTCAACTGATATCTAAGTATACTCCTAACCATCAAATTTATGTGTGAATCTCCTTGGCTATCTTTGATCGTTGTATTAATATATTGGTAATTGATAGAAATAACATTATCacaaagaaacaaacataataGTGAAAAATTGTCGTCAAACATgatataaaagaaatattagaaTATTTTCAACCGCAATATTTCGATGAAAGATATCTTTAAAGGTTAGATTCTGTAACTTAAAAGTTATGTTGTAAGTGAAAGCATACGAATGAAAAGCAAAGGAAGAATCTTAGAAGCGATTTAGGGTTTGATTCGAcatgaaaagaaagggaagaacaGTACTACTGGTTGAGAAAAGCTAAGTATTGCATCTTCAAACAGCTCATATCTAAAAGGGAGATATGACCCAACTTGCCATTCAACCAATACCATTTTTTCtttacacacacatatataagtGCTTATTTTATGTGCTTTTGAAAATATATGctttgattttgatttaaaataatcGCTATCAAATAGACAGGAAAATGATTTTGGAAAACAACtcgaaaagaaaaaagaggagaaATTCTCATCCCGACGAACGTGGAGTGATAAGGATTCCGTAATGTACAAAATCCCTTTTGTCTGCGATTccctttcaaattttttattgacTTCGACTCTCATTAATTAATCTATTGATTCATTATGAATGATTTACCTATTTTGTTGCATATCTCTATATATgtaaaaaatatcattttaattcttttcatcaTTAGAACTTCGATTaatgttttcaaaaaataaaataaaatttaaaaatactttttaaaatgaACCTTTTGGGTCGAAAATatacaaattataataaaagcattaaattttttatcactcatttgagtttttttaagtaattccaattatttgttattttccttttttttcgcTCTTAGTTAAcgcttttaaaaaataaaatcaatataatgaCTTTAATTAACGTTGTTTTATAGTACATGAGAATAAAAAAGACTCAAATCACCTCGTGGACAACACAAACAAGCGCATATGTCAATTAAATTATTaactgtgttttttttttacagcTTTTCATTAACTTTAAACGTTGGAGTTCGATTGAGAATGTTTAGATATGGTGATTTCGATGATTTATCTTCTAAGTTAGCAAAAGAAATAATTTTCACGAATTTTTGGTCTACAAAAAAGTTTGCTTAATATCAAAATTACCAATTTTGTGTAGCTATTTTTACATAAACTAAGGTTGCCATTTTAGGCAAACTCATACTAACTTGTAGAAATCATGAAGTCATAAACTAGACATTCCATCGTTACATATTtacttttaattattaaaaatgcAATACAATATCAAATTATAGTGATTTTATTAGTCACAGATATttattctaaaaagaaaattacaccCCATCTAATAACTAATTCTATTTTcactttttaattatatttttttaaaaatgtattagTTTTCTAATAATGGGTTTAAAATTACATTTGATTTCATAgcaaatttttagaaaaaaaatatgtttttttttaatccttAATTTGGTTTTCAAAAACATCCTACATAAAAACtgaataacaaaacaaaacaaaacaaaaatattaaaattggtGGCAATTAAATACTTGAATGTCAGCTTAATTTTTCTTCAATATTCATCCtttatttaaatctaaaatccaagatttaatttaatttcatgaCAATAgtaatcaaatatttttttaaaaaaagaaatttggtGGATATCCATTAATTTTGACCCAGAGGCAACTTGCCAAGGAAAAAGAGGGTGGAGGAAAAGAATGTATTTTGAAGAATAACTTTATGtcacatttatatatatatatatatatatatatatatatatatatataaacccttaaatttctttttaattaatattactttttgctgtctataaatagagaagCAATGAGAGAACAGAGAGATACATATAGAAtaacaaaaattataaaaatggcATCATCTACTACTTCctcttcatcatcttcatcttcaagcTGGAGTTCAAAGCAAAACAAAATGTTCGAAAATGCCCTTACAGTGTACGACAAGGACTCGCCCGATCGGTGGCAGAAGCTGGCAAGAGCAGTCGGCGGGAAGACGGCGGACGAGGTGAAGAGACACTATGAGATGCTGGTTGAGGACGTCCATAATATCGAGACTGGCAAAGTTCCTTTGCCTAATTACTCTAAACATTATTCTTACAACAACTTTCTTGATGAAGAACAAAggcaatctctctctctctctctctctctctctctctctctctctctctcctctctctctctctctctctctctctctcttttaaaccttccattattattattatttaatttttccatttttgttgGTCTCAAAGTCTAACCGTCGTCGACTTTTAGGTTAGTATAGTAATTAAGTTCGAATAAAATGTATCATGTGAAAGAGTTAGTAAGATATATCCTATTTTGATTggaatataattaataaatatatgtgttaTTAGGTATTATAATATAACAGAAGAATTGTATTTTGTGTATATATTATAGTAAATAATTGattaagaaaaatatgtgtCACTATCAATTAAAAGTAGTGACTCCCATTGAAGTACATATGAGGAAGGGAATTATTCTAAGTAAGTTTGTGGGTTGGATTGGACTGTGACTATCatataatttttaaacttaatttaattgttaatCGTCACAAGTGTTTTAATTCAActcaaaataccatttttaaataaaaatctaATCTAATCGAATCCAAAACTTCTTTGATCAATATATATGTGTATGATCcaaactaattaattaactaGACCAGGAGGGTTTTCATTTGTTTATTAACTCAAAAACTTTAATCCAAAACTTCATAAAATGAATTGAATTGTTTGAGTAATAggttatttaattttgaaaagaaacaatcattttaaataaactattttgaaaccaattaaaaatagtttttgaaatattttaatgGTTTTTCATTTATTGATTAATGCCTGCCTGTGGATTAATTAGATGATATTCTCTTTGAGTTATGCAGATTGAAGGGTCTAAAGTTACAATGATTTGCAATCACGTCAAGATTGAAGTGAAGaataaaagataatacaatTATATTATTCAACCAAAGCTCCAAAACTGAAATATATTGTCCTTGtagatatatataataagaaaATTATTCTACAAAGTTTTTTCCACTGtactatatatacatatataatatatgaagTATTTTGATTAATTTACTATGCCATATTGTATCAAATTGTCACTTACCCATGTTGTGCAATATGTAAAACATATATAGTAAGTGATATGTTTTTTGTTTCAATAAGTTATAGTGTGAAATAATTtcaattatattataaatttaatcaCGAGCTtcaaaaacttttaaaattcacattgtatttttctcaaaattgaaaatttaagaaatataaaattttaatttttaggtGATGGATcgattaaatttttataattttgaatttgtGATGGAACTCCGTATATaacaattatttattaataacatttaaaatatttaatagaGACCTTTCGGAGCTATTGGGCTTTGTCGTTTTGGCCCAATTATATAAGTAGGCCCATTTAACGAACTAAATTGAACCttcatttattttgattttttttttcttttttttgtatattcttttgtattttctttcataaaaattgttattattatttattcaatttCTGTAAAGACTTATTTTTAGGAATTAAAATTacacaattaaaaaaatgtacgaattaaaattgaacaaatactagtaataaaataattttgattaaaacATGTTATTTATAATACTTACTTTTGTACTTATTTTATGAGAAAATCACTTCGATAGGTGACACTATTACGTCATCAGTAGATTGCATCTCTTTCCACAATACTTTGTTTTATTAGATAAGATAATCTCTTCTCAAGTGAAAcaatgtcatttttttttatataatatagtaaACATGACCAAATGTTTAAAAtgcaaatataaataaattttgtgGACAGGTCAAATATGGCGGTTTCttcttaaatataaaatttgtcAATTTACTCTCTTCATTCATCATTGATGTCTCAAATATGATGTGAAAATCAAAGCACTTAAATcagttaatttttaatttattttatattgtaattctatttttcttcttttattaaaataagTATATAAACATGTTATTACTTAAAAGTCATATCGtctatatattattattagaaaTTCAACTTTAAAATTAGTACGCTGTAATATTATATTTTGACGTGAAATTCATAACATATACTttcttcaaaattaaatatctaTTTGAATTTTGTAGACTAATTCAATTCGTAACTTTATTTAAAAcgttaaaattaataaattatacaATGAAATTGATGGGACAGGATGGAAATGAGAGGTATGAAAATGGCAGTTTGTTTTTTCAGTAATTGAACTTTTGGTTTTGATTACAAGGaatctttatattttattatcattcaattatataattttaatattaaacaTCTCTAAAGTTTACGAGACCATTGATTTTGTCAAATATTGCTC
This genomic window contains:
- the LOC103487969 gene encoding uncharacterized protein LOC103487969 isoform X2 translates to MGENLGTVLKEKRTHSLDVTHTEDGQEPCIWSSPEECKIDIGKQIFCNRSLNMKNIVAVGFDMDYTLAQYKPETFESLAYEGTIRKLVYDLGYSEELLNWSFDWKYMVRGLVLDKKRGNILKMDRHKYVKVAYHGFKEMSKDDKVETYGNTLVRDSFDEPDYALIDTLFSLAEAYLFAQLVDFKDNNPDKVPEDIDYARMYKDVRAAVDLCHRDGTLKQMVAKDPERYINVDTSILPMLKMLRDSGRSTFLVTNSLWDYTNVVMNFLCNSSASDGDQKRNFDWLQYFDVVITGSAKPGFFHDDNRANLFEVEAKSGMLLNTDNGSPMPQVGTASMALSPTKLSKSCRVFQGGNVRHLHKLLSIESSSQVLYVGDHIYGDILRSKKALGWRTMLVVPELEREVELLWELRKTRKQLQLLRNERDAIEDQIHHLKWSLKFEDIEADEKDKLSTGLHQLEGERERVRLSHQDALRECHRQFHGVWGQLMKTGYQNSRFAHQVERFACLYSSQVTNLSLYSPDKYYRPSEDFMPHEFGIIPL
- the LOC103488545 gene encoding B3 domain-containing protein At3g25182-like, encoding MESNNHVFKTLDLISLFAPDRSTDGSSESDTGSQISSEKSKNSSGSDDHKPRMETRRRKASEKRKKNDNSPGSDHRPKKERRKDMVFSKTIEMSAMLRDRIDELDGFDIQYVTQKRLQDTDMNKNHGRLLIPFKKLRNDFASEEEKQLLKQHDQEDLKNKNGMTVLIIDPQLRNRHIELKMWKVGQHDSYCLMSKWNSFVQENSLESGDYIQLWSFRSNNIFIVGHQSQVPVNSNLCFALVKLDISEGIFKFI
- the LOC103487968 gene encoding protein RADIALIS-like 4; amino-acid sequence: MASSTTSSSSSSSSSWSSKQNKMFENALTVYDKDSPDRWQKLARAVGGKTADEVKRHYEMLVEDVHNIETGKVPLPNYSKHYSYNNFLDEEQRLKGLKLQ